The genomic segment gtgtgtgtgtgtgtgtgtgtgtgtgtgtgtgtgtatacacgaacactctctcacacacacaatcaGTTATAATTTCTGCCTGAGCAAGCTACTGGGGCCACCACCCTTCGTTAACTTCCCAAAGGAATTTCCTGGATATTTGAAATGGGCTAATCCCTTGGggttgtagcggaacctttgtgctacggtccttgcgagcgcagtgggagggattggagacggacaactggagtatttccaagaaaacagtttattggcaagtggccactagggttccccctcgcacagcacggtgctttcccagggagaacccccagcggcgggctgagtaaatatttatacacattacagggttcgggttatgcccgcccacaagcaaattcattggcttagagttgtgacgcggcttgacttgcatccaatcagcgctgaccagcggcccgggcgcactctttctgtgccgtgttcacaatcactcagagcgcctgcgtgcgcatgcgcagtttgtttatctttagctttcatttcttcagaaacacgtgatttcccagaaaccacatgtttctgtgagtttatgcacccgggtcgctagccgtcgccatctctgcccatatatggcatttcctggggttctttaacctcccgcctcactcccccattttctttttgcgaagcgcgtgtacaaaagctgaagcaaagcattatggttccattcaatcccgcttggcttggagtatggctatcttttctccaggtaaagattgtgtgacacacctagtacacatttgcatcattattggagtgcagcacataactatgagaacaatgaacaatcctaaaatccctaccaacaatatgtccttcaaccattctactgagggtaaccagctagtcacccaggagaagggagaccaaccttctacctcctggacattattgtaaattaacttttgcaatgactcgatgtcatcttcaatagtactattcaagttatggaatttcactacacaacgccctctaaccatggcgcataaacccccccctggccgccagtaggtagtcaagggccagcttatgctgtagggccatctggctgatttcttctacttcagactggatttcccggaaaattttaccagtggcatttatggacttttcaagacggcaagtcagacctagaacacttctacgattagcctgggctacaatccctgggtaggcaCCCAGGGTCAATAAGCCAGTGACCAAGCCTCCTCCTACACGAGAAGCTTCTGAGCCTGACAAAGCCTTATTAATAATTACTTCATCTATACATTCTGGTCCCAGAGGATCGGTTTGGATTATGTCTCGCTTACGTCTAAGTTGTGTTTTTTGATAAACTCTAACGGGGAAAGTTAAGTATCCTATTCCAACACATTGATAGCCTCCTGGGTGATAGTTTGTTGCCCACTTATCAAAAAAGAACCACAAGTTGGGGTCTCTGATTAACCATGAAGGCGGCACATCAGGCAGGGTCCTAACGGGCTGTAGTACCTGACCAGTCCCCCAACTAAGATAAGGAAGATATCCCATCTTACCATCAGTAGAATTGTCAGTTTTGAACATGTCCTCGGGGTGAATAGGTTCGGGGGGAAGATATTCGGGGTACATAGATGTCCACTCGGTATCAGCTAGATTAGGGAAGGCATATGATCTGTTATACAGACCATGTAGATAGAAACGGTCCCGGCAATAGGAGTAATTTCCTAACCGGGAAAAGAATGCCTGTCTGGGTCCCCAATGTTTCCACATGGAATTATCAACCTCTGGCCCCCCATGGCAGAAGCACAGGCCTCTTGTGGAGGCATGATATCTGAAACGCCGGAATCGGGTGGAGTTTAACTTCCGGGATATGCTTGAAAATAGAGTGGGTGGCCACGCATTCTGGACCTTTACTAGTCCCTCTaaaacaatctgtggttcatcaatcaaatcgggaagaaatgaaaaatctcctacggtgagggggtgttcataaatCAATGTTGCCTCTTTCCCATGTtgttcaaacatataattggcatgttcttttatccaattcccatgtgctctttttccaaaagaaagaataaaactcagcacaaataatataccaaacacagtacgctttcctcccctcctcataacttgtctcccactttttcctctcaaaatgtctagccaacatttcccggagagcgcctttgttgggccatgctgcgacatacttgaccaccgacgctccgttgcacccgaagggatcagcttcatggccttgttgacccctcagggagttgccggatgatcctgagtctcaggtcctcaccaggaactcgctccgtccgccactcctcaggtgctagttttacacgggtgtaatgtatccacggcttaatctccttcaccttcactgcagtgagggtagacaggagcacaacatagggtcctcgccacttgggtcccaatggctcaatcttccaatccttgaccaaaacctcgtcacctggtgaaaaacaatgtagaggtgtggtagggaatggtgggttcaattcagaaatgtatttttctaactgctgcatttgtctgcccaaagcctgaacctgggccaatgtctgtttctctcctatgaggtgttgctcagctcctgtctctaaggctcccttcaagttcaaagggggtcgtccatagagtctttcaaaaggggagagtcctgtccgtttgtgtggtgtacatctgattcctaataatgccatgggcaaaaccaccgtccatggcaatcctgtctcctggcaaagtttcccaagctgagcctttaatgtcctattcattctttccacttttccagaagattggggtctatatgcacaatgtaacttccattttatgcccaaaattctacataatccttgcacggcctgttgaatatatgctgggccattatctgatccaatttctaagggtatgccaaatctgggaataacatctttcattagagctcttgaaacctccacagccttctcagtctttgtagggtaagcctccacccatcctgtgtatgtgtccacgaacaccagtaaatatttgtatcctttgtatgggggcatttctgtaaagtcagtgactaaagcttcaaagggtaccccacccacatgctggactcctggtggcttgaggggtccttctctggggttatttttgatacatgtccagcattttcgggctgctgctgccgttaggctatgtaatccatcgatatacaactgtcgtcctagcagatttgccaatgccatttttcctaaatgtgtgttttggtgcatgtgttggactaagtgccatgccaagtccttagggacgtagacacgggcgtctggcatcactatgagttctcctgaccactgacccttctcctttaaggcccattcttcttcctctggtgtatatgtaacgttatgttcagttaattctacctgtagggccattacctgatgttcaatatggggcagcctagctgcctctttggctgccagatcagcctgcctatttccttgcactacgggatcgtctccacgttggtgccctttacaatgcatcacagccacctgccttggcttccaaaccgcctccaagagatccacaatctctccggcatgtttcacgcactttcctccagacgtgaggagcccgcgctccttgtacagtgctccgtgtgcgtggagggtagtgaaggcatattttgagtctgtgtaaatgttaacccgctttccgcttgacaattccaacgctcgggtcagggcaatcaattcggccttctgggcagaagtccccgggggcagtgaccctgcttccagcgtctctcccccccaccggacaaccgcataacctgagtgtctttgattattttccataaaggagcttccatctgtgaacagagtgtcgtccaccttcgtcagtggcacatccttcaagtccggtcgactggagaatacctcgtccatcacctgggcacactgatggatcgtggtgtctcctggagtcgggagcagggtggccggattcagagtggagcaagtctccagggtcaccagtgggttgtcacacaacaatccctcgtatttcattaacctctcacttgtgagccagcgcggtcccttagtgtctaacagtgccttaacactatggggcaccttaactgtcagtggctgtcctagggtcaatttattcgcttctttgattaaatctactgatgctgccacggccctcaggcaaggtggcaatccacgagccactgtgtccaattgctttgacaagtaggcaaccggcctttgccatgaacctagtggttgggtcaatactccaaccgctgttccttcccgctctgcagcgaacagagtgaatggtttttccaaatcgggcagtcctaatgctggagatgacatcaatgcttcttttaatgccttaaacgcctgttgacattcttctgtccactcaaacggatcttctcttccacctctcgtagcctggtacagcggcttagccaacacggcgtagttggggatccactgtctgcaataacctgctgatcccaaaaattcccgcacctgtcgccgggtactgggagtgggaatggcgcaaacaacttcctttctttcagctccaacatcttctttccttcggtcagatggaaccccaaatatttcaccgtgggacagcacaactgggcctttttccttgacactttgtaacccttctcttccaattccttgagtaacctca from the Anolis carolinensis isolate JA03-04 chromosome 5, rAnoCar3.1.pri, whole genome shotgun sequence genome contains:
- the LOC134299282 gene encoding LOW QUALITY PROTEIN: uncharacterized protein LOC134299282 (The sequence of the model RefSeq protein was modified relative to this genomic sequence to represent the inferred CDS: inserted 1 base in 1 codon; substituted 1 base at 1 genomic stop codon), whose translation is MVPVMNNRNEIVQAYQVVPFSSSDILNWKNNTPPYSEEPQAMARLLEGIMASHNPTWQDCRQLLNMLFTSEERRAVLNNGVAIAQVGAPQDGDAAEWGAQRFPVEIDPQWDTVEEGHLQRLKGFQRILVETVKRGPPRPVNIIKIQGVVQEKSESPTAFLERLEAAYRKYSPYNLEDENGRRAIQQSFISQAAPDIRRKIQKQPGFLGKTMNELLALADQVYMARDQVEEEKEDRKKKQEYQALVTMMEQSASGQRGRGGYARGGQGGRRGPPRRLGRDQCAKCKKFGHWKGECPEGKEGSQEGPRGRGRPERGRNPGRGRGRGNYVPFPAREVIAAAAVMEEEWEDMDGGEEXGSQALVLLDPGEPMVTLEIGDQQLDFLVDTGAEKSVVNTKISPPTRETTKVIGVSGKTQKCPFLKERTCNLAGHQVKHKMLYLPDCPVPLLGRDILSKLQAQLQFMKNGQMEISFPMEEEWRLFQVRIFTEEIQWPWHETPLVWAEDNPPGLAKYVPPVVVEVKRGMGPICKPQYPVSREAVQGIRKHLERLLQHGILVPCSSPWNTPLLPVKKPGGQGEYRPVQDLRAVNQATVPLTPVVPNPYIMMSLVPAFAKWFTVLDLKDAFFCIRLAPVSQPIFAFQWESQQSGQRTQYVWTRLPQGFRNSPTIFGQALAKDLQEFVIPKEEGIWLQYVDDLLIACRTLGGCREHTLRLLKELEEKGYKVSRKKAQLCCPTVKYLGFHLTEGKKMLXAERKEVVCAIPTPSTRRQVREFLGSAGYCRQWIPNYAVLAKPLYQATRGGREDPFEWTEECQQAFKALKEALMSSPALGLPDLEKPFTLFAAEREGTAVGVLTQPLGSWQRPVAYLSKQLDTVARGLPPCLRAVAASVDLIKEANKLTLGQPLTVKVPHSVKALLDTKGPRWLTSERLMKYEGLLCDNPLVTLETCSTLNPATLLPTPGDTTIHQCAQVMDEVFSSRPDLKDVPLTKVDDTLFTDGSSFMENNQRHSGYAVVRWGGETLEAGSLPPGTSAQKAELIALTRALELSSGKRVNIYTDSKYAFTTLHAHGALYKERGLLTSGGKCVKHAGEIVDLLEAVWKPRQVAVMHCKGHQRGDDPVVQGNRQADLAAKEAARLPHIEHQVMALQVELTEHNVTYTPEEEEWALKEKGQWSGELIVMPDARVYVPKDLAWHLVQHMHQNTHLGKMALANLLGRQLYIDGLHSLTAAAARKCWTCIKNNPREGPLKPPGVQHVGGVPFEALVTDFTEMPPYKGYKYLLVFVDTYTGWVEAYPTKTEKAVEVSRALMKDVIPRFGIPLEIGSDNGPAYIQQAVQGLCRILGIKWKLHCAYRPQSSGKVERMNRTLKAQLGKLCQETGLPWTVVLPMALLGIRCTPHKRTGLSPFERLYGRPPLNLKGALETGAEQHLIGEKQTLAQVQALGRQMQQLEKYISELNPPFPTTPLHCFSPGDEVLVKDWKIEPLGPKWRGPYVVLLSTLTAVKVKEIKPWIHYTRVKLAPEEWRTERVPGEDLRLRIIRQLPEGSTRP